One Felis catus isolate Fca126 chromosome D2, F.catus_Fca126_mat1.0, whole genome shotgun sequence DNA window includes the following coding sequences:
- the NKX1-2 gene encoding NK1 transcription factor-related protein 2, translated as MLAWQDGGAKAAPAHHKISFSVLDILDPQKFTRAALPAVRPAPREAKKSLAEAEAGKDASPGDSARQRETPDAADRGAGAASPLEGSEAEEAEEEEEEAEDAGRRRRRERAARLEADPARSPESRAAALAAGERAPGGLAGSPGSPDSPRPRRRRTEPRCAKPRRARTAFTYEQLVALENKFRATRYLSVCERLNLALSLSLTETQVKIWFQNRRTKWKKQNPGADGAAQAGSGAPQPGAPGTAAAAGGGGSGGSPGAPGPGALPFQTFPSYSAANVLFPAATSFPPTAAAAGGPFASFLGPSYLTPFYTPHL; from the exons ATGCTGGCATGGCAGGACGGCGGGGCCAAGGCGGCTCCCGCCCACCacaagatttccttctctgtCCTGGACATCCTGGACCCGCAGAAATTCACCCGCGCTGCGCTCCCGGCCGTGCGTCCTGCTCCCCGGGAAGCCAAGAAAAGTTTGGCAGAGGCCGAAGCGGGGAAGGACGCCAGCCCGGGGGACTCAGCTCGGCAGCGGGAGACCCCTG ATGCTGCGGACCGCGGCGCGGGCGCGGCGTCCCCCTTGGAGGGCTCGGAGGCCGAGGaggccgaggaggaggaggaggaggccgaggacgctgggcggcggcggcggagggagCGGGCCGCGCGCCTGGAAGCGGACCCGGCGCGTTCCCCCGAGTCCCGGGCGGCGGCGTTGGCGGCGGGGGAGCGGGCCCCCGGCGGGCTGGCGGGCTCCCCGGGCTCGCCCGACTCCCCGCGGCCCCGGCGCCGGCGCACGGAGCCCCGCTGCGCCAAGCCCAGGCGCGCGCGCACCGCCTTCACCTACGAGCAGCTGGTGGCTTTGGAGAACAAGTTCCGGGCCACGCGCTACCTGTCCGTGTGCGAGCGCCTGAACCTCGCGCTGTCGCTCAGCCTCACCGAGACGCAGGTCAAAATCTGGTTCCAGAACCGCAGGACCAAGTGGAAGAAGCAGAACCCGGGCGCCGACGGTGCGGCGCAGGCGGGGAGCGGCGCGCCCCAGCCCGGGGCGCCCGGAACGGCAgccgcggcgggcggcggcggctcggGAGGCAGCCCCGGCGCCCCCGGGCCGGGCGCGCTGCCCTTCCAGACTTTCCCCTCCTACTCGGCGGCCAACGTCCTCTTCCCAGCCGCCACCTCCTTCCCGCCGacggccgccgccgccgggggCCCCTTTGCGTCCTTCCTCGGACCCTCCTACCTGACCCCTTTCTACACCCCGCACCTATGA